A window of Xylophilus sp. GW821-FHT01B05 contains these coding sequences:
- a CDS encoding phosphatase PAP2 family protein: MPAPTFARRPLVLALLSALALSACGGGDGAPAVPAAPAGLGAVDTAPVPSGTAFVDTYQTSVSANTTVSSNAGLRLLSDFLTLWTPGSSWNNGTATTIGAPILSANIQQNQAIAASRTQAEQDAAYLDDRRSQNYSVLSGLGPLLPAYLAGSGATTTITSVAADATSVLYSDGGNGAGDTGSSLGNVVTLINTLRGNYSSTTPGKTFYQYMRPFRWLNDTSIVIPTLRPAISATPATDGGFPSGHTNAGYLASFALAYAVPQRYQEMLTRASQLGQNRIIAGMHSPTDVIGGRMLSTALAAAILNDSANATAKAAAYAQAQSYLQAQTGTDANSLFTYAHSATTATDAWADASANRALFLQRLSYGFPAIASTTVAPAVPKGAEVLLETRLPYLDASQRRVVLKTTGLTSGFPVLGDSEGWGRLNLVAAADGYGAFNGDATVAMDASKGGFNASDTWRNSIAGAGKLTKQGTGTLTLAGANSYSGGTEVQAGSLVAGSANAFGKGDVYVSGGAVQTASSTALALAGQYTQLANGALNLVLGSNGGSMVVAGNAYLNGTLKVSFASGYQPSAGQTLTVLNAGSIIGGFASVQVGGNVPATVTYTGSSVQLRFGA, from the coding sequence ATGCCCGCTCCTACCTTCGCCCGCCGCCCCCTCGTCCTGGCCCTGCTGTCGGCCCTGGCCCTGTCCGCCTGCGGAGGCGGCGACGGTGCACCGGCCGTACCCGCGGCGCCCGCCGGCCTGGGCGCAGTGGACACGGCACCGGTCCCCAGCGGCACCGCCTTCGTCGACACCTACCAGACCAGCGTGAGCGCCAACACCACCGTCAGCAGCAATGCCGGGCTGCGCCTGCTGTCGGACTTCCTGACCCTGTGGACGCCGGGCAGCAGTTGGAACAACGGCACCGCCACCACCATCGGCGCGCCCATCCTCAGCGCCAACATCCAGCAGAACCAGGCCATTGCCGCCAGCCGCACCCAGGCCGAACAAGACGCCGCCTACCTGGACGACCGCCGCAGCCAGAACTACAGCGTGCTGAGCGGCCTGGGCCCGCTGCTGCCGGCCTACCTGGCGGGCTCGGGCGCCACGACCACCATCACCAGCGTGGCGGCCGATGCCACCAGCGTGCTCTACAGCGACGGCGGCAACGGCGCTGGTGACACCGGCTCGTCATTGGGCAACGTGGTCACGCTGATCAACACCTTGCGCGGCAACTACTCGTCCACCACGCCGGGCAAGACCTTCTACCAGTACATGCGCCCGTTCCGCTGGCTGAACGACACCAGCATCGTGATCCCCACGCTGCGCCCGGCCATCAGCGCCACGCCCGCGACCGACGGCGGCTTCCCCAGCGGCCACACCAATGCCGGCTACCTGGCGTCCTTCGCGCTGGCCTACGCCGTGCCGCAGCGCTACCAGGAGATGCTGACGCGCGCCTCGCAGTTGGGCCAGAACCGCATCATTGCCGGCATGCACTCGCCCACCGACGTGATCGGCGGGCGCATGCTCAGCACCGCGCTGGCCGCGGCCATCCTGAACGACAGCGCCAACGCCACGGCCAAGGCCGCCGCCTATGCGCAAGCGCAAAGCTACCTGCAGGCGCAAACCGGCACCGACGCCAACAGCCTGTTCACCTATGCCCACAGCGCCACCACCGCGACCGACGCCTGGGCCGACGCCAGCGCCAACCGCGCGCTCTTCCTGCAGCGGCTGAGCTACGGCTTCCCGGCGATTGCCTCAACCACGGTTGCGCCGGCCGTGCCCAAGGGCGCCGAAGTGCTGCTGGAAACCCGCCTGCCCTACCTCGACGCATCGCAGCGCCGTGTGGTGCTCAAGACGACCGGGCTGACATCAGGTTTCCCGGTGCTGGGCGACAGCGAAGGCTGGGGCCGGTTGAACCTGGTGGCCGCCGCCGACGGCTATGGCGCCTTCAACGGTGATGCCACGGTGGCCATGGACGCGAGCAAGGGCGGCTTCAACGCCAGCGACACCTGGCGCAACAGCATTGCCGGCGCCGGCAAGCTGACCAAGCAGGGCACGGGCACGCTCACGCTGGCCGGCGCCAACAGCTACAGCGGCGGCACCGAGGTGCAGGCCGGCAGCCTGGTGGCGGGCTCTGCCAATGCCTTTGGTAAGGGCGATGTCTATGTGTCGGGCGGCGCGGTGCAGACCGCCTCCAGCACCGCGCTGGCACTGGCCGGCCAGTACACCCAGCTTGCCAACGGCGCGCTGAACCTGGTGCTGGGCAGCAACGGCGGCAGCATGGTGGTGGCGGGCAACGCCTACCTGAACGGCACGCTCAAGGTCAGCTTTGCCAGCGGCTACCAGCCCAGCGCCGGCCAGACCCTCACGGTGCTGAATGCCGGCAGCATCATTGGCGGCTTTGCCTCGGTCCAGGTCGGCGGCAACGTGCCGGCGACCGTGACCTACACCGGCAGCAGCGTGCAACTGCGCTTCGGCGCCTGA
- a CDS encoding YqiA/YcfP family alpha/beta fold hydrolase, which translates to MSTTHLLYLHGFRSSPQSAKARLMAARVAQRHPQVHWWCPQLPPSPRAAMEMVAAGIAGWPAASMAVVGSSLGGFYASWVQAHSGCAKAVLLNPAVEPARDLARYIGEQTAWHAPEEHFYFAPEFVDELRALQVPPLADPARQYALITQGDEVLDWREMAARYAGATRTVLPGGDHAISDFERHIDAVCGFLELV; encoded by the coding sequence ATGTCCACCACCCATCTCTTGTATCTACACGGTTTCCGCTCCTCGCCGCAGTCGGCCAAGGCGCGGCTCATGGCCGCGCGCGTGGCCCAGCGCCACCCGCAGGTGCACTGGTGGTGCCCACAACTGCCGCCCTCGCCGCGCGCGGCCATGGAGATGGTCGCCGCAGGCATCGCCGGCTGGCCGGCGGCGTCGATGGCCGTGGTGGGCTCCTCGCTTGGCGGCTTCTATGCCAGTTGGGTGCAGGCGCACAGCGGCTGCGCCAAGGCCGTGCTGCTGAACCCGGCGGTGGAGCCGGCACGCGACCTGGCGCGCTACATCGGCGAGCAGACCGCCTGGCATGCGCCGGAAGAGCACTTCTACTTCGCCCCGGAATTCGTCGACGAGCTGCGCGCGCTGCAAGTGCCCCCGCTGGCCGATCCGGCCCGCCAATACGCCCTCATCACCCAGGGCGACGAGGTGCTGGACTGGCGCGAGATGGCCGCCCGCTACGCCGGCGCTACGCGCACCGTGCTGCCGGGTGGCGACCACGCGATTTCGGATTTTGAGCGGCATATCGACGCCGTCTGCGGCTTCCTGGAGCTGGTCTGA
- a CDS encoding MFS transporter: MSRSSTVAAIAALTGALALSQFFRSCLAVIAPELSQDLQLTPVTFGVLSSAFFLSFAAAQLPVGLAFDRWGVGRPTAALLALGVAGGLLFAWAPSGPAAMLAQAALGVACAPVFMGLIHYASEHLGELRFVRVVGVSNAIGMVGGLCAAAPLGWAAHAFGWRPSMLVATACMAAACLAVRRWVRDSGHADARAESPVAMLQASVALLKIRPLWTLIPLCLAMAAGTSLRTAWGGPYLAGVFQLDAVARGMAITVVSAAAIAAAFLLPMLARRWSLKTTIQGWTLLSLLTAVLLAAWPALALPLDLALLSIMCTVGTLHPILMAQGRGMLPPAMRGRGLGILNSFVFLGSALVATGFGWIAEWGQHYGLAPAATFGWIFLAAALLLVFGAVPYAFSPARPSPPQ; the protein is encoded by the coding sequence ATGTCGCGGTCTTCTACGGTTGCGGCAATCGCCGCGCTGACGGGCGCGCTTGCCCTGAGCCAGTTCTTCCGCAGTTGCCTGGCGGTGATCGCGCCCGAGCTGTCGCAGGATCTGCAGCTCACGCCGGTGACCTTTGGCGTGCTGTCGTCCGCCTTCTTCCTGTCTTTTGCCGCGGCCCAGTTGCCGGTAGGGCTGGCCTTTGACCGCTGGGGCGTGGGCCGGCCTACCGCCGCGCTGTTGGCGCTGGGCGTGGCGGGCGGTCTGTTGTTTGCCTGGGCGCCCAGTGGCCCGGCCGCCATGCTGGCGCAGGCCGCATTGGGCGTGGCGTGTGCGCCGGTGTTCATGGGGCTGATCCACTACGCATCAGAGCACCTGGGTGAGCTGCGCTTTGTGCGCGTGGTCGGGGTCTCCAACGCCATTGGCATGGTCGGCGGCTTGTGCGCTGCAGCGCCGCTGGGCTGGGCCGCGCATGCCTTTGGCTGGCGCCCATCCATGCTGGTGGCCACGGCCTGCATGGCCGCTGCCTGCCTGGCGGTGCGCCGCTGGGTGCGCGACAGCGGCCATGCTGACGCCCGCGCTGAATCGCCCGTGGCCATGCTGCAGGCCTCGGTGGCGCTGCTGAAGATCCGCCCGCTCTGGACCTTGATCCCGCTGTGCCTGGCGATGGCGGCGGGCACCAGCTTGCGCACCGCGTGGGGCGGGCCTTACCTGGCGGGCGTGTTTCAGCTGGATGCGGTGGCGCGCGGCATGGCCATTACCGTGGTGAGCGCGGCGGCAATTGCCGCCGCTTTTTTGCTGCCGATGTTGGCGCGGCGCTGGTCGCTCAAGACCACGATCCAGGGCTGGACGCTGCTGTCGCTGCTGACGGCCGTGCTGCTGGCGGCCTGGCCGGCGCTGGCGCTGCCGCTGGATCTGGCGCTGCTGTCCATCATGTGCACGGTGGGCACGCTGCATCCGATTTTGATGGCGCAGGGCCGCGGCATGCTGCCGCCGGCCATGCGCGGGCGCGGCCTGGGGATACTGAACAGCTTCGTGTTCCTGGGCTCGGCCCTGGTAGCCACGGGCTTTGGCTGGATCGCCGAATGGGGCCAGCACTACGGGTTGGCACCGGCTGCCACCTTTGGCTGGATATTCCTGGCCGCGGCCCTGCTGCTGGTCTTTGGCGCCGTGCCTTACGCCTTCAGCCCGGCGCGGCCATCGCCGCCTCAATAG
- the tldD gene encoding metalloprotease TldD, whose product MISREPTLERLAIAQRLLLEPFGLDESHLTRALNEIKAHKVDDADLYFQYTRSEGWSLEEGIVKTGSFSIDQGVGVRAVSGEKTAFAYSDDISEASLLDAARTVRSISAAAKAGKKKIATKKIAGSRSLYPEVDPIASLDSNAKVALLGKVEARARAKDPRVAQVMAGLAAEYDVVLVARADGTLAADVRPLVRLSVTVIAEQNGRREIGSAGGGGRFGLAYFDDALINDYVDDAVRQALVNLESRPAPAGEMTVVLGSGWPGILLHEAIGHGLEGDFNRKGSSAFSGRIGQRVAAKGVTVLDDGTIADRRGSLNVDDEGNASQRNVLIEDGILKGYIQDSMNARLMGVKPTGNGRRESYAHIPMPRMTNTYMLGGDRDPQEIIASIDKGLYATNFGGGQVDITSGKFVFSASEAYWVEKGKILYPVKGATIVGSGPESLKKVTLIGNDMALDPGVGTCGKEGQSVPVGVGQPTLRIEGLTVGGTA is encoded by the coding sequence ATGATCTCCCGCGAACCCACCCTCGAACGCCTTGCCATTGCCCAGCGCCTGTTGCTGGAGCCCTTTGGCCTGGACGAATCCCACCTGACCCGCGCGCTGAATGAAATCAAGGCGCACAAGGTCGACGATGCGGACCTGTACTTCCAGTACACCCGCAGCGAGGGCTGGAGCCTGGAGGAAGGCATCGTCAAGACTGGCTCCTTCAGCATCGACCAGGGCGTGGGCGTGCGCGCGGTGAGTGGCGAGAAAACAGCCTTTGCCTATTCCGACGACATCTCCGAGGCCTCGCTGCTGGATGCGGCCCGTACCGTGCGGTCGATTTCGGCGGCAGCCAAGGCTGGTAAAAAGAAGATTGCTACCAAGAAGATAGCGGGCAGCCGTTCGCTCTACCCAGAGGTGGACCCGATCGCCTCGCTCGACAGCAATGCCAAGGTGGCCTTGCTGGGCAAGGTCGAGGCCCGCGCCCGCGCCAAGGACCCGCGCGTGGCGCAGGTCATGGCCGGCCTGGCGGCCGAGTACGACGTAGTGCTGGTGGCGCGCGCCGATGGCACGCTGGCGGCCGATGTGCGGCCGCTGGTGCGCCTCTCGGTCACGGTGATCGCCGAGCAGAACGGCCGCCGCGAGATCGGCTCGGCCGGCGGCGGCGGGCGCTTTGGCCTGGCCTACTTCGACGACGCGCTGATCAACGACTATGTGGACGACGCGGTGCGCCAGGCGCTGGTCAACCTTGAGTCGCGCCCGGCACCCGCCGGCGAGATGACGGTGGTGCTGGGCTCGGGCTGGCCCGGCATCCTGCTGCACGAGGCCATCGGCCACGGGCTGGAGGGCGACTTCAACCGCAAGGGCTCGAGCGCCTTCAGCGGCCGCATCGGCCAGCGTGTGGCGGCCAAGGGCGTGACCGTGCTGGACGACGGCACCATCGCCGACCGCCGCGGCTCGCTCAACGTCGATGACGAAGGCAATGCCAGCCAGCGCAACGTGCTGATCGAGGACGGCATCCTGAAGGGCTACATCCAGGATTCGATGAACGCCCGCCTGATGGGCGTCAAGCCTACTGGCAATGGCCGGCGCGAGAGCTACGCCCACATCCCCATGCCGCGCATGACCAATACCTACATGCTGGGCGGCGACCGCGACCCGCAAGAGATCATCGCCAGCATCGACAAGGGCCTGTACGCCACCAACTTCGGCGGCGGCCAGGTCGACATCACCAGCGGCAAGTTCGTGTTCTCCGCGAGCGAGGCCTACTGGGTCGAGAAGGGCAAGATCCTGTACCCGGTCAAGGGCGCGACCATCGTTGGCAGCGGCCCCGAGTCGCTGAAGAAGGTCACGCTGATCGGCAACGACATGGCGCTGGACCCAGGCGTTGGCACCTGCGGCAAGGAAGGCCAGAGCGTGCCGGTGGGTGTCGGCCAGCCGACGCTTCGCATCGAAGGGCTGACAGTAGGCGGCACGGCCTGA
- the rodA gene encoding rod shape-determining protein RodA, whose amino-acid sequence MSAVFDKPSFGKRLLPLFQGFDGWLALAVLLLCAAGLTTMYSSGYDHGTRFYDHARNMLIAGSIMFVVAQVPPQRLMSFAVPLYLVGVALLVAVAVFGITKKGATRWINLGIVIQPSEILKIAMPLMLAWWFQKREGQLRPLDFMAAGLLLVVPIGLIMKQPDLGTSLLVLAAGLSVIFFAGLSWKLILPPVLIAAVGIGLVVWFEPQLCAQGVRWSVLHDYQQQRICTLLDPTKDPLGKGFHIIQGMIAIGSGGIWGKGFMAGTQTHLEFIPERTTDFIFAAYSEEFGLLGNALLLLGFLFLIARGLLIALEAPTLFSRLLAGAMTMIFFTYAFVNMGMVSGILPVVGVPLPFISYGGTAMVTLGLGLGILMSIARARRLIQS is encoded by the coding sequence ATGTCCGCCGTATTCGACAAGCCCTCCTTCGGGAAGAGGCTGCTTCCACTGTTCCAGGGTTTTGACGGCTGGCTGGCGCTGGCCGTGCTGCTGCTGTGTGCCGCAGGCCTGACGACCATGTATTCCTCTGGCTACGACCACGGCACGCGTTTTTACGACCACGCGCGCAACATGCTGATTGCCGGCAGCATCATGTTCGTGGTGGCCCAGGTGCCGCCGCAGCGGCTGATGAGCTTTGCCGTACCGCTCTACCTGGTGGGGGTGGCGCTGCTGGTGGCGGTGGCGGTGTTTGGCATTACCAAGAAGGGCGCGACCCGCTGGATCAACCTGGGCATCGTGATCCAGCCCAGCGAGATCCTGAAGATCGCCATGCCGCTGATGCTGGCCTGGTGGTTCCAGAAACGCGAGGGCCAGTTGCGGCCGCTGGACTTCATGGCGGCGGGCCTGCTGCTGGTAGTGCCGATCGGGCTGATCATGAAGCAGCCGGACCTGGGCACATCGCTGCTGGTGCTGGCCGCGGGGCTGTCGGTGATCTTCTTTGCCGGGCTGTCGTGGAAGCTGATCCTGCCGCCGGTGCTGATTGCCGCCGTCGGCATTGGCCTGGTGGTCTGGTTCGAGCCGCAGCTGTGCGCCCAGGGCGTGCGCTGGTCGGTGCTGCACGACTACCAGCAGCAGCGCATCTGCACCCTGCTGGACCCGACCAAAGACCCGCTGGGCAAGGGTTTTCACATCATCCAGGGCATGATTGCCATCGGCTCGGGCGGCATCTGGGGCAAGGGCTTCATGGCCGGCACGCAGACGCACCTTGAATTCATCCCCGAGCGCACCACCGATTTCATCTTTGCCGCCTATTCCGAGGAATTTGGCCTGCTGGGCAATGCGCTGCTGTTGCTGGGCTTCTTGTTCTTGATCGCGCGCGGCCTGCTGATTGCACTGGAGGCGCCCACGCTGTTCTCGCGCCTGCTGGCCGGCGCCATGACCATGATCTTCTTCACCTACGCCTTCGTGAACATGGGCATGGTCAGCGGCATCCTGCCGGTGGTGGGCGTGCCGCTGCCCTTCATCAGCTATGGCGGCACGGCCATGGTCACGCTGGGGCTGGGGCTGGGGATCTTGATGTCGATCGCGCGGGCGCGGCGGCTGATCCAGTCGTGA